A single region of the Phycisphaerae bacterium RAS1 genome encodes:
- the kdsD gene encoding Arabinose 5-phosphate isomerase KdsD, which produces MTRPLDVARQVVAEEAAALRRLAEMLDERFERVLDAIMACDQIVVSGLGKSGNIAQKIAASLTSTGTPALFLHPVEALHGDLGIVTERHCLIALSRSGNTEEIVRFVEHFRRLGGPVIGMTQGRESRLAELGHHLILLPDAPEAGPLQLAPTTSCALQLAAGDALAMALLERRGFAKENFAQYHPEGPLGRRLLLRADDVMHKGDALPRVRGGETFKGLLLEMNRKQLGLALIIDDAGRLAGVFTDGDLRRLLERVENPMRLDAATAHARSRRSPDQPAVPTSCVTAEKLAVDCLQIMRTAQITSLVVVSDAAAPVGLVRLMDLVRAGLA; this is translated from the coding sequence GTGACGCGCCCGCTGGATGTCGCCCGGCAGGTCGTGGCGGAGGAAGCGGCCGCGCTGCGCCGCCTGGCTGAAATGCTGGACGAGCGTTTTGAGCGTGTGCTCGATGCGATCATGGCGTGCGACCAGATCGTCGTCAGCGGCCTGGGCAAGAGCGGGAACATCGCGCAGAAGATCGCAGCCTCTCTCACCAGCACCGGCACGCCGGCGCTGTTCTTGCATCCGGTCGAAGCCCTGCACGGCGACCTGGGCATCGTGACCGAGAGGCACTGTCTGATCGCCTTGTCACGTAGCGGAAATACCGAGGAGATCGTCCGGTTCGTCGAGCATTTCCGGCGGCTGGGCGGACCGGTGATCGGCATGACGCAGGGGCGCGAGTCGCGCCTGGCCGAGCTGGGTCACCATCTCATTCTGCTGCCCGACGCGCCGGAAGCCGGTCCGCTCCAACTCGCTCCGACGACTAGCTGCGCGCTGCAACTCGCCGCCGGCGACGCGCTGGCCATGGCCCTGCTCGAGCGGCGCGGCTTCGCGAAGGAGAATTTTGCCCAGTATCACCCGGAGGGGCCGCTGGGCCGGCGGCTGCTGCTGCGGGCCGATGACGTGATGCACAAGGGCGACGCGCTGCCGCGCGTGCGCGGAGGCGAGACATTCAAGGGACTGCTGCTCGAAATGAACCGCAAGCAGCTCGGCCTGGCGCTGATCATCGATGACGCCGGCCGCCTGGCGGGAGTTTTCACCGACGGCGATCTGCGGCGGCTGCTGGAGCGCGTCGAAAACCCGATGCGGCTTGACGCGGCGACTGCTCATGCCCGCAGCCGCCGCTCGCCGGATCAACCCGCAGTTCCCACGTCGTGCGTCACCGCGGAGAAGCTCGCGGTCGATTGCCTTCAAATCATGCGCACCGCACAGATCACGAGCCTGGTCGTGGTGAGCGACGCCGCTGCGCCCGTGGGACTGGTCCGACTGATGGACCTTGTCCGAGCCGGACTGGCGTGA
- a CDS encoding Caspase domain protein, whose translation MPNVLRILFVHGVGNQQADTSWQGGWEDAARAGLKRWEPQADPVFDYVMYDDLFAAEEITAAGTAEAVIKLLGSGAVSAAAAVGDAVSGAAEWIGGLFGGRRGWLDTMSDRARWTAGMVVQWAENERLQRRCRQRVVEKINAFRPDVVAAHSLGSLLCYDSFSHPDTRGSIAGKTFVSFGSQIGNWFVKNTFAGRLRELDQAARWYHLYNARDNVFTAPIRIVHPTFEQVNTPSDVGGLDAHDAVRYLGHANTVDRVWRCLAAPAAAPGVRALTRAAESVAAAVRPPAHRALIVGINNYRGSIPALAGCVNNAFMVSSVLQELKFPADGIRLLLDERATAAAIRERLAWLLDDVRPGERRVFAFSGHGAQLPTYNAAETVDGVDECLVPVDFDWSAARAITDDEFALLTADLPYGVEFYAFLDCCHSGGMSRSGGAVRGVDAPDDVRHRMMRWDKSKQMWRPRRVTPLNRKIASEDVENVRRRYAGAAGVTRRIGRSMSLRGLPTSAYDKVRALRGHSGPFLPVLIEACGEGESAQEYQHGAASYGAFTFCLAKVFREMSRTRPPTLHQLVAAVKEELQDFGFGQTPQLLGPEKILSQPLGVVATRAASRGKSKRR comes from the coding sequence ATGCCAAACGTACTACGTATTCTGTTCGTGCATGGGGTCGGGAATCAGCAGGCCGATACATCGTGGCAGGGCGGCTGGGAGGACGCCGCTCGCGCCGGGCTGAAGCGCTGGGAGCCCCAGGCCGACCCGGTATTCGACTACGTCATGTACGACGACCTTTTTGCCGCCGAGGAGATCACCGCCGCCGGCACCGCCGAGGCGGTCATTAAGCTCCTGGGCAGCGGCGCGGTCAGCGCCGCCGCGGCTGTCGGAGACGCCGTGTCGGGCGCGGCGGAGTGGATCGGCGGCCTGTTCGGGGGGCGCCGCGGCTGGTTGGATACGATGAGCGATCGGGCACGCTGGACCGCGGGCATGGTCGTGCAGTGGGCGGAAAACGAGCGGCTGCAGAGGCGCTGCCGCCAGCGGGTGGTGGAGAAGATCAACGCATTCCGGCCGGATGTGGTGGCGGCGCACAGCCTCGGCTCGCTGCTCTGCTATGACTCGTTCTCGCATCCGGACACGCGCGGCTCGATCGCCGGCAAGACGTTTGTTTCGTTCGGCTCGCAGATCGGGAACTGGTTCGTCAAGAACACGTTCGCGGGGCGGCTGCGCGAGCTGGATCAGGCGGCGCGTTGGTATCACCTGTACAACGCGCGCGACAACGTCTTCACCGCGCCGATTCGCATTGTTCACCCGACCTTCGAGCAGGTGAACACGCCGTCCGACGTCGGCGGCCTCGACGCGCACGACGCGGTTCGGTATCTCGGCCACGCCAATACGGTCGACCGTGTGTGGCGCTGCCTGGCCGCGCCGGCCGCGGCGCCGGGCGTGCGGGCGCTGACGCGCGCGGCGGAATCGGTCGCGGCCGCAGTTCGTCCGCCGGCGCACCGCGCCCTGATCGTCGGCATCAACAACTATCGCGGGTCGATCCCGGCCCTGGCCGGGTGCGTGAACAACGCCTTCATGGTGAGCTCGGTCCTGCAGGAACTCAAATTCCCGGCCGATGGCATCCGCCTGCTGCTGGATGAGCGCGCCACCGCCGCCGCGATCCGCGAGCGGCTGGCGTGGCTGCTGGACGACGTGCGGCCGGGCGAGCGGCGGGTTTTCGCGTTCAGCGGCCACGGCGCCCAGCTTCCGACCTACAACGCCGCCGAAACCGTAGACGGCGTGGACGAGTGCCTGGTGCCGGTCGATTTTGACTGGTCCGCCGCCCGTGCGATCACCGATGACGAGTTCGCGCTGCTCACGGCCGATCTGCCCTACGGCGTCGAGTTCTACGCGTTTTTGGACTGCTGCCACTCCGGGGGCATGTCGCGCTCCGGCGGCGCCGTCCGCGGAGTCGACGCGCCGGACGATGTGCGGCACCGCATGATGCGTTGGGACAAGAGCAAGCAGATGTGGCGACCACGGCGAGTGACGCCGCTCAACCGGAAGATCGCCAGCGAGGATGTGGAGAACGTCCGGAGACGGTACGCCGGCGCCGCGGGCGTGACGCGCCGCATCGGGCGCTCGATGAGTCTGCGCGGGTTGCCGACCAGCGCGTATGACAAGGTGCGCGCCCTGCGCGGCCACAGCGGACCGTTTCTGCCGGTGCTCATTGAAGCCTGCGGCGAAGGGGAATCCGCGCAGGAATATCAGCACGGGGCGGCGTCCTACGGCGCGTTCACGTTTTGCCTGGCCAAGGTGTTCCGCGAGATGTCGCGCACCCGGCCACCCACGCTGCACCAACTGGTAGCCGCGGTCAAAGAGGAGCTGCAGGATTTCGGATTCGGGCAAACGCCGCAACTGCTCGGGCCGGAAAAGATTCTCTCGCAACCGCTGGGCGTGGTCGCGACTCGCGCCGCCTCGCGCGGCAAGTCGAAACGCAGGTAA
- a CDS encoding tetratricopeptide repeat protein yields the protein MFRFTRFLAAALRISGCLLAASIVAAGPPQNDAQRHAATPLSEIAGAPPTASRPSASLDDVPDLRRQYERARTALEDNRIDEALRLLDAAVTSAKGDYFELIALTAQAKFRAGRHGEARTAAEFAAMFRPADPDIRFLLGELYQKQDVLDRAVEQFRTATLAEAGAPDNPRVTAAWFRLGECLEKTGRLAAAAESYARFDRVIWETSPEQRNAEPVAAILKGQANGAVERRVDLLAKLGRSAEALQALESAMQRAPGDPRLARLYAQQLLSAGRGNDAAAFATAKLAELEKRSADGAATDEPIESSPYLSVLIEAARTGGGLLVELERIAANVAAGQGTALASALARRLEASEPAASVVLFRALAAHRPQDADAAWALAGALRRAGRLEEALTSLIAFVRANPDAETTFARLDGWLAALPDVEAFLKLAARLTERADRDFATDFVLGAAAAAGGQVELAEKLLSAAAGARPGFALTLVVRAQLFVRAGRWQDARREASAALEIAPRLAAAQYTLGQALEAVDDNEAAADAYKAALKQRPEDVAYALALGRLFDRTDEPVSAQRYFEQALGVNPACGEAAQGLIDSYLFHSPQKDELARSVMARAERSDMPEDVLRRMRTTLRFSRALFSDEHAAELAAQFKQHPADVRTGNMLISALLFRHHPEEALEIARSVAGVADPNDEETAVRRAEAHALNLDYRGGTTCIQPLLERYPNRVRLLDVQCELLVRDFRFEEARPLLRHVLTLKLPDLKRELARLRLLGTYAEIGDYEPALELLDEWIKDQPDNVNYLADRLSILALAGRGKEAVEAARKRLEQDAEDPLASALFIQTCEQCKDYAALAEQARKWYEANPPLPNAARILIAALTQAGRRDEALAVLDELTPATQDDDFDCRRMRAELLAAGGKVDAAIDVLETLLQEPALQPPSDMRYGFQEKLVETLAKARQYDRALQTLDGWKAAIDPRDRVTPLVLNSFRRYVFQASERLDEYISLCEEELQRNPHDPAMNNDLGYTLIDRGEQIERATRMVRLAVAESVPRRTNYRFELPLNAAYLDSLGWACYKSGDFPAAREWLSRAVRLRDGEDAALHDHLADVEFRVGDRDAALKHWKKAVALLEAQEAEKLSTRDVRLQAQVKGKLAALERGEKPEVAPLAPPPKPGGGR from the coding sequence GTGTTCCGTTTCACTCGCTTTCTCGCGGCGGCGCTGCGTATTTCGGGCTGCCTGCTGGCCGCATCCATCGTCGCCGCCGGACCGCCCCAGAATGACGCCCAGCGCCACGCCGCGACGCCGCTGAGCGAGATCGCCGGCGCCCCCCCGACCGCCAGCCGGCCGTCCGCGTCGCTCGACGACGTTCCTGATTTGCGACGCCAGTATGAACGCGCCCGCACGGCGCTCGAGGACAACCGCATCGACGAAGCGCTGCGGCTGCTGGATGCCGCCGTCACCAGCGCCAAGGGCGACTACTTCGAGCTGATCGCGCTCACCGCGCAGGCCAAGTTCCGCGCCGGTCGGCACGGCGAGGCGCGCACCGCGGCCGAGTTTGCCGCGATGTTCCGGCCCGCTGATCCGGATATCCGGTTCCTTCTCGGCGAGCTCTACCAGAAGCAGGACGTGCTCGATCGAGCCGTCGAGCAGTTCCGCACCGCCACCCTGGCCGAGGCCGGCGCCCCGGACAATCCGCGCGTCACCGCCGCCTGGTTCCGGCTGGGAGAGTGCCTGGAAAAAACCGGCCGGCTCGCCGCCGCCGCCGAAAGCTACGCCCGTTTTGATCGCGTCATTTGGGAAACCAGCCCGGAGCAGCGCAACGCCGAGCCGGTGGCGGCGATTCTCAAGGGCCAAGCGAATGGAGCCGTCGAGCGGCGCGTCGATCTGCTGGCCAAGCTCGGCCGATCCGCCGAGGCGCTTCAAGCCCTCGAATCGGCCATGCAGCGTGCGCCCGGCGACCCGCGACTCGCGCGCCTGTACGCCCAACAACTGCTCTCCGCGGGACGCGGCAACGACGCGGCGGCTTTCGCGACCGCCAAGCTGGCCGAGCTCGAAAAACGCAGCGCCGACGGTGCGGCAACCGACGAGCCGATCGAATCCTCGCCCTACCTGTCGGTCCTGATCGAGGCCGCCCGGACCGGCGGCGGCCTCCTGGTCGAGCTGGAGCGGATTGCCGCGAACGTTGCCGCCGGCCAGGGAACGGCGCTGGCGTCAGCGCTCGCGCGCCGGCTCGAGGCGAGCGAGCCGGCCGCATCGGTGGTGCTCTTCCGCGCGCTGGCGGCGCATCGGCCGCAGGATGCCGACGCGGCCTGGGCGCTGGCGGGCGCATTGCGGAGGGCCGGGCGGCTTGAGGAGGCCCTGACCAGCTTGATCGCGTTCGTCCGCGCCAACCCGGACGCGGAAACCACGTTCGCTCGGCTCGACGGCTGGCTGGCCGCGCTGCCCGATGTCGAGGCGTTCCTGAAGCTCGCTGCCCGGCTCACGGAGCGGGCCGATCGAGACTTCGCGACGGACTTCGTGCTGGGGGCGGCGGCCGCCGCAGGCGGACAGGTCGAGCTGGCGGAGAAGCTGCTGAGCGCCGCCGCGGGCGCGCGGCCGGGCTTTGCGCTGACGCTGGTCGTCCGCGCGCAGCTCTTTGTGCGGGCCGGACGCTGGCAGGACGCACGGCGGGAGGCTTCCGCGGCGCTGGAGATCGCGCCGCGCCTGGCGGCGGCGCAGTACACGCTGGGGCAGGCGCTGGAGGCCGTGGACGACAACGAGGCGGCTGCCGATGCATACAAGGCGGCCCTCAAGCAGCGGCCCGAAGACGTGGCCTACGCGCTGGCGCTGGGGCGCCTCTTTGACCGCACGGATGAGCCCGTCAGCGCGCAGCGCTACTTCGAGCAGGCGCTGGGCGTAAACCCGGCCTGTGGTGAGGCGGCCCAGGGATTGATCGACAGCTATCTCTTTCACTCGCCGCAGAAGGACGAGCTGGCCCGTTCGGTGATGGCCCGCGCGGAGCGCAGCGACATGCCCGAAGACGTGCTGCGCCGCATGCGCACCACGCTGCGCTTCTCGCGAGCGCTCTTCTCCGATGAGCACGCCGCCGAGCTCGCGGCGCAGTTCAAGCAACATCCGGCGGACGTGCGCACCGGCAACATGTTGATTTCCGCGCTGCTCTTCCGCCACCATCCGGAAGAGGCGCTGGAAATCGCCCGGTCCGTCGCGGGCGTGGCCGATCCGAACGATGAAGAGACGGCCGTCCGGCGGGCCGAGGCGCACGCGCTGAACCTCGATTACCGCGGCGGAACCACCTGCATCCAGCCGCTGCTGGAGCGCTATCCAAACCGCGTGCGGCTGCTGGACGTGCAATGCGAGCTGCTGGTGCGTGATTTTCGCTTCGAGGAAGCGCGGCCGCTCCTGCGGCACGTGCTGACGCTCAAGCTGCCGGACCTGAAGCGCGAGCTGGCCCGGCTGCGGCTGCTGGGGACGTACGCGGAAATCGGCGACTATGAGCCGGCCCTCGAGCTGCTTGACGAGTGGATCAAGGACCAGCCGGATAATGTGAACTACCTCGCCGACCGGCTTTCGATTCTGGCGCTGGCCGGCCGCGGGAAGGAGGCGGTCGAGGCCGCCCGCAAGCGACTCGAGCAGGACGCGGAAGACCCGCTCGCGTCGGCCCTGTTCATTCAAACCTGCGAGCAGTGCAAGGACTATGCGGCGCTGGCCGAGCAGGCCCGCAAATGGTACGAAGCCAATCCGCCCCTTCCGAACGCGGCGCGAATTCTCATCGCCGCGCTGACGCAGGCCGGCCGCCGCGATGAGGCCCTGGCCGTGCTCGATGAGTTGACGCCCGCGACGCAGGATGACGATTTCGACTGCCGGCGCATGCGCGCCGAATTGCTGGCGGCCGGGGGCAAGGTCGACGCCGCGATCGACGTGCTGGAGACTCTGCTGCAGGAGCCCGCGCTCCAGCCGCCATCGGACATGCGCTACGGATTTCAGGAGAAATTGGTCGAAACGCTCGCGAAGGCGCGGCAGTACGACCGGGCGCTTCAGACGCTCGACGGCTGGAAGGCGGCGATCGACCCGCGCGACCGCGTCACGCCCCTGGTTCTGAACAGCTTTCGTCGCTACGTGTTCCAGGCGTCCGAGCGGCTCGACGAGTACATCTCCTTGTGCGAGGAAGAGCTCCAGCGAAACCCGCACGACCCGGCCATGAACAACGACCTGGGCTACACCCTGATCGATCGCGGCGAGCAGATCGAGCGCGCCACGCGCATGGTCCGGCTTGCGGTGGCCGAGTCGGTCCCGCGCCGCACGAACTATCGTTTCGAACTTCCGCTCAACGCGGCGTATCTCGACAGCCTCGGCTGGGCTTGCTACAAGTCCGGCGATTTTCCGGCGGCGCGCGAGTGGCTCAGCCGCGCCGTGCGGCTGCGCGACGGCGAAGATGCGGCGCTGCACGATCACCTGGCGGACGTGGAGTTTCGCGTGGGCGACCGCGACGCGGCCCTCAAGCACTGGAAAAAGGCGGTCGCGCTGCTCGAAGCACAGGAGGCTGAGAAGCTGAGCACGCGCGACGTGCGGCTGCAGGCACAGGTGAAGGGCAAGCTGGCGGCGCTGGAGCGCGGCGAGAAGCCGGAGGTCGCGCCCCTCGCGCCGCCGCCGAAGCCGGGAGGCGGCCGGTGA
- the rbfA gene encoding Ribosome-binding factor A: MSYRLQRIASVVRSVVAEAIQRRLNDPRIEPLTSITRVEITPDLTLARVYVSVMAPEARRKLTVTALSRAAGRIRTLLAEHLTMRTIPRVEFHLDDSLRRGLETLAAIDEAMAEIEAKPPAEAPTGRPADEAEQAIDTGRDPAVREDA; encoded by the coding sequence GTGTCGTACAGGTTGCAGCGGATTGCGAGCGTCGTGCGGAGCGTCGTGGCGGAGGCGATTCAGCGGCGGCTGAATGACCCGCGCATCGAGCCGCTCACTTCGATCACGCGCGTCGAGATCACGCCCGACCTGACGCTCGCCCGCGTTTACGTCAGCGTCATGGCCCCCGAAGCGCGGCGGAAGCTCACGGTGACGGCGCTGTCGCGCGCGGCCGGCCGGATTCGCACCTTGCTGGCCGAACATCTGACTATGCGAACGATCCCGCGGGTCGAATTCCATCTCGACGATTCCCTTCGCCGCGGGCTTGAAACGCTGGCGGCGATCGACGAGGCGATGGCGGAGATTGAGGCCAAGCCGCCCGCGGAGGCGCCGACCGGCCGGCCGGCGGACGAAGCGGAACAGGCGATTGACACGGGCCGCGACCCGGCGGTCCGGGAGGATGCGTAA